The following proteins are encoded in a genomic region of Debaryomyces hansenii CBS767 chromosome G complete sequence:
- a CDS encoding DEHA2G21956p (weakly similar to gi|146390250|gb|EDK38408.1| Pichia guilliermondii hypothetical protein PGUG_02506), translated as MDIFNSALKNPVPPLIKKEEEKLESEAALKRKKTSRRKHRNSHLGCGTCKKRRIKCDENLPSCLNCLKGKLHCAYLNLDSNARNALRMAQYNQHLRQDRPDNEKSPQSNTGGTNSSSASPNEVLLNTNAPQTTFTVPYPIIQTTATPVNMPQQAHVIQSPYGPLVSLQPMQQQMTNMAIPYPQVPMVQSAVPLIYSNAQPMAHMQNGHPIPSPSVSVAPPSEMNSGTPPVSQSMRMQSMSTPMMNTMKEKDLALPPIPTIPQSNTSASLRTSPKLSSANHSVSYNSLPSINSEYKIKQSTDNSIKNSPILPPLKNSHNNNNSPNANAEESDKNPKISKLLS; from the coding sequence ATGgacattttcaattcgGCGTTGAAGAATCCGGTGCCGCCGTTGATCAAGAAGGAAGAGGAGAAGTTGGAAAGCGAAGCAGCACTTaagaggaagaagacaTCCAGAAGAAAGCACAGAAACTCGCATTTGGGGTGTGGCACTTGTAAAAAGAGGAGGATCAAGTGTGACGAGAACTTGCCATCATGTTTGAACTGTTTGAAAGGTAAGTTGCATTGTGCGTACTTAAATTTGGACTCCAACGCGAGAAATGCTCTTCGAATGGCGCAATATAACCAGCATTTGAGGCAAGATAGACCTGACAACGAAAAGTCGCCCCAATCCAACACTGGGGGCACTAATTCATCGTCTGCATCTCCAAATGAGGTTCTTCTTAACACCAATGCTCCGCAAACTACATTCACTGTTCCTTATCCAATTATTCAAACTACAGCTACACCGGTGAATATGCCTCAACAGGCCCATGTTATTCAATCTCCGTATGGACCTTTGGTTTCGTTACAACCGATGCAACAGCAGATGACGAACATGGCCATTCCCTATCCACAAGTACCAATGGTTCAGTCAGCGGTTCCCCTCATATATTCCAATGCACAACCAATGGCACATATGCAGAATGGCCATCCAATTCCGTCGCCATCAGTCTCAGTTGCACCACCATCGGAAATGAATTCAGGGACTCCGCCAGTTTCCCAATCCATGCGCATGCAATCTATGTCTACACCCATGATGAATACgatgaaagagaaagacTTAGCATTGCCCCCGATACCAACTATACCTCAATCAAATACCTCGGCATCATTAAGAACATCCCCAAAGTTATCGAGTGCGAACCACTCTGTGTCCTACAATTCATTACCATCGATTAATAGcgaatataaaattaaacAACTGACAGATAACTCCATTAAGAATTCACCAATTTTACCTCCATTAAAGAATAGCCACAATAACAACAATTCTCCAAATGCCAATGCCGAGGAATCAGACAAGAACccaaaaatatcaaaattgttATCCTAG
- a CDS encoding DEHA2G21978p (similar to uniprot|P47089 Saccharomyces cerevisiae YJR014W RBF22) yields the protein MTEVLPKNIEYCEVCTFPPEYCEFGLSFKRCKEWLQENQPELFEKLYSADALANATSTLSLEKEQKISQEMEKKQAKEEAKLERELQKKLSSKVTIKRIERNKRKHVISISGLEVFNIDMKKLAKTFASKFATGASVTKNAEKKDEIIVQGDVSDEAKDYIEKLLQEKALDEVKVEQIDEKKKKKPPAP from the coding sequence ATGACTGAAGTATTACCAAAGAACATTGAATATTGCGAAGTGTGTACCTTCCCTCCAGAATATTGTGAATTTGGTCTTTCATTTAAAAGGTGTAAAGAATGGTTACAAGAAAACCAaccagaattatttgaaaaattatatagtGCAGATGCATTGGCAAATGCTACTTCAACATTATCGTtagaaaaagaacaaaaaatatCGCAAGAAATGGAGAAGAAGCAAGCTAAAGAGGAAGCTAAATTGGAAAGAGAATTGCAGAAGAAATTGTCATCGAAAGTCACAATTAagagaattgaaagaaataagAGAAAGCATGTTATTTCCATTTCGGGATTAGAAgtcttcaatattgatatgaagaaattagcCAAAACCTTCGCATCTAAATTTGCTACTGGTGCATCAGTCACTAAAAATGCAGAAAAGAAGGACGAGATTATTGTTCAAGGTGATGTTAGTGATGAAGCTAAGGATTATatcgaaaaattattacaaGAGAAAGCATTAGATGAAGTTAAAGTTGAACAAATCGacgaaaagaaaaagaagaagccaCCGGCACCTTAA
- a CDS encoding DEHA2G22000p (similar to CA3714|IPF16223 Candida albicans IPF16223): MEYLNNIESTRLLDLDSYHNSSDCKLRDIKMLIETSPNEKYMNTLNFDCFPKSVDKFQDSPEVFQQIIFIDYQLQSLIQRQLKNLSIIECRDSISKNSGSLRESLTSLIRFAESLENYHDIPNTSHEEKLYYAVIMTHLYYLNSQTEELIRTNEKFESSIPSTLHSSAYIHNDFVEYLACRQIVLLGLSDEQSRYKLWAEYLISLKKPFTKSNIAASHWLDVLFGGMALLLSSQDKKLITFDSDIKAQIFAKNNLMLVSFSNYLMKIENRHFLDADFRAQFSNYLKIHIESIIKNENHFPDASSENHDLNFFVYNLYESLSYVPMKYHILSGSLSKKLLINLTQKSYQSQIILRTLIKTLIDREEYDEAYAAFKTYISYIEKDQEQHNGYIHDILSIIDTYATCILRFNPLDSLSLQSNDSKKFKYVTRDQILHSLDKCAVESKGYLRELANTCDLKYDDSPNDNHISFLYSKYNDNVMQEDNSYFIRLISKSWYSLGYYYYYLCSFELPNYETIDAYTSKVLKYYKNSLIIDITGNISYLFNYALILSYNRSIQQAIKLCKFILKRHPESFKTWNLYALLLTSLETHSSGENAQNQKHTYQVNVTIDGSINDTMSGGANGTAASNIQMTKIRESEKIINNGLNIAGIYLVKNRKSNLNLTNETKFDILQLKLTQLSIWESTYGTHYILEYLSEVFVLYNELFDIDIGTNKSDNTQLRTNIAKWSHRPSFIDPSSNQNNDIKQENHLSKEKKLAKDKIKRMSKISKSKERHDYQTNGTSMKKLNVTERKILQDIWVWASKIYLKIGLLEEAEQCIVEAESIHEPNTKTITSLGLICSSNRKFLALQEFERSLEILNEPINYYKKRELGTTLLGLCKLIILDDNIDNSLFISTKDLSSGLIRLKNYLEQFSQSWPFGYNNSEIWWYLSLIYEKIDDKVMLTKSLWKCVELEDFRPVRDFDCCSEFIP; this comes from the coding sequence ATGGAGTACTTGAACAATATAGAATCAACTAGGCTTCTAGACCTAGATAGTTACCATAATAGTTCAGATTGTAAACTACGAGACATTAAAATGTTAATTGAAACTTCTCCAAATGAGAAGTATATGAATACGTTGAATTTCGACTGTTTTCCTAAATCTGTGGACAAGTTCCAAGATTCTCCAGAAGTTTTCCAACagattatatttattgactACCAATTGCAATCTTTGATTCAGAGGcagttgaagaatttaagTATTATAGAGTGTCGTGATTCTATTTCGAAAAATAGTGGTTCTTTACGAGAAAGTTTGACTAGTCTAATTCGATTTGCTGAATCGCTTGAAAATTACCATGATATTCCAAATACTAGtcatgaagaaaaattatactACGCTGTCATAATGACTCATTTGTATTACCTAAACTCACAAACCGAAGAATTGATACGTACCAACGAAAAATTTGAGTCATCAATACCATCAACTTTACATTCTTCAGCATATATACATAATGATTTCGTTGAATATTTGGCTTGCCGTCAGATAGTGTTATTAGGTTTGAGCGATGAACAAAGTAGATATAAATTATGGGCtgaatatttaatttcCTTAAAAAAGCCATTTACGAAATCCAATATAGCTGCATCGCATTGGCTAGATGTACTATTTGGCGGAATggctttattattatctagCCAggataaaaaattgataaccTTTGACAGCGATATTAAAGCTCAGATTTTTGCGAAAAATAACCTTATGTTGGTTCTGTTCAGTAActatttaatgaagattgAAAACAGACATTTTCTTGACGCTGATTTTAGAGCacaattttcaaattactTGAAGATACATATCGAGTCCATTATCAAGAATGAAAACCATTTCCCAGACGCTAGCTCAGAAAATCATGATTTAAACTTTTTCGTCTATAACTTGTACGAATCGTTGAGTTACGTTCCTATGAAATATCACATTTTAAGTGGCCTGTTATCGAAAAAGTTGTTGATTAACTTAACCCAAAAATCATACCAAAGTCAGATAATTTTGAGGACCTTGATCAAGACATTGATTGATCGGgaagaatatgatgaaGCATACGCTGCATTTAAAACCTATATCAGTtacattgaaaaagatcAGGAACAGCATAATGGATACATAcatgatattttatcaattattgacACATACGCAACTTGCATATTACGTTTTAATCCTTTAGattctctttctcttcaaTCTAATGATTCGAAGAAGTTTAAATATGTCACCCGGGATCAAATATTACATTCATTGGATAAATGTGCTGTCGAATCAAAGGGCTATTTACGCGAGCTTGCAAATACCTGCGATTTGAAGTACGATGACTCTCCAAATGATAATCATATTTCATTCTTATATCTGAAGTATAACGATAATGTGATGCAGGAGGATAATTCCTATTTTATTAGGCTAATCTCCAAGTCATGGTATTCTTTAGGATATTATTACTACTACTTGTGCAGCTTTGAATTGCCAAATTATGAGACGATTGATGCTTATACCAGTAAAGTTCTCAAATATTACAAAAACAGTTTGATAATTGATATCACAggtaatatttcatatttgtTCAATTATGCGTTGATATTATCGTACAATAGATCAATACAACAAGCCATTAAATTATGCAAGTTCATTTTAAAGAGACACCCGGAATCATTCAAGACCTGGAATTTGTATGCATTATTGCTCACCTCGTTAGAAACGCATAGTTCTGGTGAGAATGCCCAGAACCAGAAACACACGTATCAAGTTAATGTCACAATCGATGGTAGTATTAATGATACTATGAGCGGTGGCGCCAATGGTACTGCTGCATCAAATATCCAAATGACTAAGATCAGAGAACTGGAAAAGATCATTAATAATGGTCTCAATATTGCTGGTATATATCTTGTTAAAAATCGCAAATCCAATTTGAACCTTACAAATGAAACTAAGTTTGATATAttgcaattaaaattaacTCAGTTATCAATCTGGGAATCAACATATGGAACTCATTATATTTTAGAATATTTGTCGGAAGTTTTCGTACTATATAACGAActatttgatattgatattggaaCCAATAAGAGTGATAATACACAACTTCGAACAAATATTGCTAAGTGGTCGCATAGACCGAGTTTTATAGATCCATCATctaatcaaaataatgatattaaacAGGAGAATCATTTATCAAAGGAGAAAAAATTAGCAAAggataaaataaaaaggaTGTCAAAAATATCCAAGTCTAAAGAAAGACACGATTATCAAACTAACGGTACATCGatgaaaaagttgaatGTGacagaaagaaaaattctaCAGGATATCTGGGTATGGGCTAGTaagatatatttaaaaatagGATTGTTAGAAGAAGCTGAACAATGTATTGTTGAAGCGGAAAGTATCCATGAACCAAACACCAAAACTATTACAAGCCTAGGTTTAATATGCTCAAGCAATAGGAAATTCTTGGCTCTACAGGAGTTCGAAAGATCCctagaaatattaaatgagCCGATCAACTACTATAAGAAGAGAGAACTTGGTACTACATTACTAGGATTGTGCAAATTAATCATTCTTGATGACAATATCGATAACTCTTTATTCATATCAACAAAGGATTTGAGCTCTGGGTTAATCAGATTGAAAAACTACTTAGAACAATTTTCCCAAAGTTGGCCCTTTGGCTATAACAATTCTGAAATCTGGTGGTATTTGAGCTTGATCTACGAAAAGATAGACGATAAAGTTATGTTAACTAAAAGCTTGTGGAAATGTGttgaattagaagattttAGGCCGGTAAGGGACTTTGATTGTTGTAGCGAATTTATTCCTTAG
- a CDS encoding DEHA2G22022p (similar to uniprot|Q2I041 Saccharomyces cerevisiae YMR167W MLH1 Protein required for mismatch repair in mitosis and meiosis): protein MIDIRLARNAFLHKNSSSNIIIFSCLIISNMVDNGSMNENERQKIKHLDTSVVNRIAAGEIIIQPANALKELLENSIDAKSTMIDILIKDGGLKLLQISDNGHGINKDDMCLLCERFTTSKLSKFEDLESIATYGFRGEALASISHIARLSVITKTKSTQLAHKAYYLNGKLTNANFKADVPNVEPKPIAGKDGTQIIVEDLFYNVPSRLKTLKSKNDEFSKILDVIGRYAVHTEGVGFSCKKFGESYQVLVTRPTMTLTERIRTVFGPAVANELIDVEIKGNETVEEDYQGKYGLVRVSGAITNSNYNNKKKIQPVFFINHRLVTCEPLKRAISSIYQFFLPKGTQPFMYLSLEIEPQNLDVNVHPTKREVRFLYEDEIIEIISSKVHQLLSSIDSSRKFKTQNILSNRQDLKRSNDEFSGLPREHTLNQSSSQPAKKYRQENKLVRVDAQQSKLNTFLTGQTDSNYHGQMTKEFTQPEIIQEEIPADIENEATESRLDSQIKSNNSIDSRGVNSSLDSQFQMSNRKRMKVNLESILSLRKETTDIVHKPLTNIFNNSSYIGIIDESRRLCCFQFDVKLFMCDYSAVLYEFFYQVALSEFCNYGEITLSETLSLDELLEPLYLSVLNNDRKLQKKTDIILKIMSMKDMFMEYFQINFSYDTDGKASILALPMLLKNVKPYLSKLPYFIYRLGSRIDYENEKECLNGILREISLLYVPESISNDFTRVDTTGIPNKQEQTQEYEKQKNVVKRNELDNILEHALFPALKQRFLATENILGAVVQIADLPGLYKVFERC from the coding sequence ATGATTGATATAAGACTTGCGCGTAATGCATTTCTTcataaaaattcaagtagtaatattattatattttcatgTTTAATAATCCTGAATATGGTCGATAACGGATcaatgaatgaaaatgaaagacAGAAGATCAAACATTTAGATACATCTGTCGTTAACAGAATTGCTGCAGGAGAAATTATAATACAACCTGCAAATGCCTTGAAAGAACTACTAGAAAACTCGATTGATGCTAAATCTACAATGATTGATATTCTTATAAAAGATGGTGGACTCAAGTTATTACAAATAAGTGATAATGGGCATGGtataaataaagatgaCATGTGTCTTTTATGTGAGCGATTTACCACATCGAAGCTTtccaaatttgaagatttagaaaGTATTGCAACATATGGGTTTAGAGGAGAAGCTTTAGCTAGTATCTCCCACATTGCAAGGCTTTCTGTAATTACTAAGACGAAGCTGACACAGTTAGCACATAAGGCCTATTATTTGAACGGCAAACTAACAAATGCAAATTTCAAAGCTGACGTACCTAATGTCGAGCCCAAGCCAATAGCTGGAAAAGATGGCACTCAAATCATAGTTGAGGATTTATTTTACAACGTTCCTTCCAGACTAAAGACGCTAAAATCTAAGAATGATGAGTTTTCAAAGATCTTAGACGTGATAGGAAGGTATGCAGTTCATACAGAAGGCGTAGGGTTTAGTTGTAAAAAATTTGGTGAATCGTACCAAGTACTTGTAACGCGTCCTACAATGACATTAACTGAAAGAATACGTACAGTATTTGGGCCAGCAGTTgctaatgaattaattgatgtAGAAATAAAAGGAAACGAGACGGTGGAAGAAGATTATCAAGGAAAATATGGGTTAGTCAGAGTATCTGGAGCCATAACAAATTCGAactataataataaaaagaaaattcaaccagttttctttattaatcATAGATTAGTTACTTGTGAACCATTGAAAAGAGCTATTAGTTCcatttatcaattctttttaCCAAAAGGCACTCAACCTTTTATGTATTTGAGTTTGGAAATTGAACCGCAAAATCTTGACGTTAATGTTCATCCGACTAAAAGAGAAGTTAGGTTTTTgtatgaagatgaaatcaTAGAGATAATTAGCTCAAAGGTACACCAGTTATTATCGAGTATTGATTCGTCGAGAAAGTTTAAAACGCAAAacatattatcaaatagGCAAGATCTTAAGAGGtcaaatgatgaattctcTGGATTACCCCGTGAACATACACTTAACCAGTCTCTGTCACAACCAGCAAAGAAATATagacaagaaaataagTTAGTTAGGGTTGATGCACAACAGTCTAAACTCAATACGTTCTTGACGGGACAAACAGATAGTAATTATCACGGACAAATGACGAAAGAGTTCACACAACCTGAGATAATACAAGAAGAGATACCGgctgatattgaaaatgaagcGACCGAATCAAGGTTGGATAGTCAGATTAAATCCAATAATAGTATAGACTCACGAGGCGTTAATTCTAGCCTTGATTCACAGTTTCAAATGTCTAATCGGAAAAGAATGAAAGTAAATCTTGAGAGCATATTAAGTTTAAGAAAAGAGACGACAGATATAGTACATAAACCATTAACAAACATATTTAATAACTCATCGTATATTGGAATCATCGATGAACTGAGGAGGCTCTGTTGTTTCCAGTTTGACgttaaattattcatgtGCGATTATTCGGCCGTACtttatgaatttttttaCCAAGTAGCTTTGTCTGAATTCTGTAACTACGGTGAGATTACGTTATCCGAGACACTATCATTAGATGAACTACTTGAACCGTTATATCTTTCtgtattaaataatgacagaaagttgcaaaaaaaGACAGacataattttaaagataatgagTATGAAGGATATGTTTATGGAATATTTTCAGATAAATTTCAGTTACGATACAGATGGAAAAGCTTCAATTCTTGCACTTCCAAtgcttttgaaaaatgttAAGccatatttatcaaaattgcCATATTTCATCTATAGATTAGGATCTCGTATAGATTACGAGAATGAAAAGGAGTGTTTGAATGGGATATTAAgagaaatttcattattgtatGTACCTGAATCGATTTCAAACGACTTTACAAGAGTCGATACTACTGGTATACCAAACAAACAAGAGCAGACACAAGAATACGAGAAACAGAAGAATGTTGTAAAAAGAAATGAACTTGACAACATTTTGGAGCATGCTTTATTTCCCGCTCTTAAACAAAGATTCCTAGCTACTGAAAACATACTTGGTGCTGTAGTTCAAATTGCAGACTTACCTGGTTTATATAAAGTATTCGAGAGATGTTAA